One Xyrauchen texanus isolate HMW12.3.18 chromosome 2, RBS_HiC_50CHRs, whole genome shotgun sequence genomic window carries:
- the LOC127662805 gene encoding prostate-associated microseminoprotein-like encodes MDVMLRRGGIIIYMGFLVWTTCSAAPMQCHFNSQALCEYEGKQYSMGESWMEQGCVQCTCLHPMGVGCCETVHRPVDFPPWCEVRVESLTCQVTLVMTSDPRLLCIPGEENNIDPIHGAMNMLAG; translated from the exons ATGGATGTCATGCTGAGACGCGGTGGAATAATTATCTACATGGGCTTTTTGGTGTGGACAACATGTTCAGCAGCACCAATGCAGTGTCACTTCAACTCTCAAG CTCTGTGTGAGTATGAAGGGAAGCAGTACTCTATGGGAGAGAGCTGGATGGAGCAGGGCTGTGTGCAGTGCACCTGCCTGCACCCCATGGGAGTGGGATGCTGCGAGAC TGTCCATCGGCCTGTGGACTTCCCTCCCTGGTGTGAAGTTCGAGTTGAATCTCTGACTTGTCAGGTCACACTGGTGATGACATCTGATCCTCGTCTGCTCTGCATTCCTGGAGAAGAGAACAACATTGACCCAATACATGGAGCCATGAACATGCTGGCAGGTTAG